The following are encoded in a window of Solidesulfovibrio magneticus RS-1 genomic DNA:
- a CDS encoding DUF2207 domain-containing protein, whose protein sequence is MLAALALLLVLAGPAAAQSERLLSFDSRVTIAVTGDLTVVETLRVMAAGQSIRQGIVREFPTRYDMPDGKTVTTGFKVLSVRRDGRGEDYHTETAGNGVKVYMGKKGKLLDPGEHTYELTYATDGQIGQFADYDELYWNVTGNGWRLPIDQASVTVFLPPGAQPGQWAAYTGPAGAKGRDFTAQTGPGTFYCQTTKPLPPGSGLTVAVSFPKGFVTLPTPTERILTSRAFHLAAAGLVVVTVFFVVAWLIVGRDPAKGITIPLFSPPDGVSAPGARYLRRMGYDDKAFAAGVVEMAVAGGAVIEDDDGTYIVGRGKKRFPEGSWQAGLLDALLGGAPAVRLEQDNYQAVRASQKALREDLKDRYEGSHFQINRAYFFVGVALCLLVFALVAIHADEPEMAGMTLAWLGVWSFGVAALTMRALQALAKAKARPRFLSIVGAAFACLFALPFVLGELAALAFLSIAVSWPAAGCLAAIAVEAAIFRHLLKAPTREGRRVMDALEGFRLYLRVGERERLNRLTPPERTPELFERYLPYALALDVENDWAAQFADVLALAAAEGYQPVWYVGHGWSSGDFGGFAGDLGSGFSSAISASSTAPGSSSGSGGGGSSGGGGGGGGGGGW, encoded by the coding sequence ATGCTGGCGGCTCTGGCCTTGCTGCTTGTCCTGGCCGGCCCGGCCGCAGCCCAGTCCGAGCGCCTCCTGTCCTTTGACAGCCGGGTGACCATCGCCGTCACAGGCGATCTCACCGTGGTCGAGACCCTGCGCGTCATGGCCGCCGGCCAGTCCATCCGCCAGGGCATCGTGCGCGAATTCCCCACCCGCTACGACATGCCCGACGGCAAGACCGTGACGACGGGCTTCAAAGTTCTGAGTGTGCGCCGAGACGGACGTGGCGAAGACTACCATACCGAGACGGCCGGCAACGGCGTCAAGGTCTACATGGGCAAAAAGGGGAAGCTCCTCGACCCGGGCGAACACACCTATGAGCTGACCTACGCAACCGACGGTCAGATTGGGCAGTTCGCGGACTACGATGAACTCTACTGGAACGTCACCGGCAACGGCTGGCGGCTGCCCATCGACCAAGCATCAGTCACGGTCTTCCTGCCGCCCGGGGCCCAGCCGGGACAGTGGGCCGCCTACACCGGGCCGGCCGGGGCCAAGGGCCGCGATTTCACCGCCCAGACCGGGCCGGGCACGTTTTATTGCCAAACGACCAAACCGTTGCCCCCAGGCTCGGGCCTGACCGTGGCCGTGAGCTTCCCCAAGGGCTTCGTCACCCTGCCCACGCCAACCGAACGTATCCTGACGAGCCGGGCCTTTCACCTCGCCGCCGCCGGACTGGTGGTGGTGACGGTTTTTTTCGTCGTGGCCTGGCTCATTGTCGGCCGCGACCCGGCCAAGGGCATCACTATTCCGCTTTTTTCGCCCCCAGACGGCGTCAGCGCCCCGGGCGCCCGCTACCTGCGGCGCATGGGCTATGACGACAAGGCCTTCGCCGCCGGGGTGGTGGAAATGGCCGTGGCCGGCGGGGCCGTCATCGAGGACGACGACGGAACCTACATTGTCGGACGCGGCAAGAAGCGCTTTCCCGAGGGTTCCTGGCAGGCCGGCCTCCTCGACGCCCTGCTTGGCGGCGCACCGGCCGTGCGTCTGGAACAGGATAACTATCAAGCCGTGCGGGCGTCGCAAAAGGCTCTTCGCGAAGACCTCAAGGACCGGTACGAGGGCAGCCATTTCCAGATCAACCGGGCGTATTTCTTTGTCGGTGTGGCGCTTTGCCTGCTGGTCTTTGCCCTGGTCGCCATCCATGCCGACGAGCCGGAGATGGCCGGCATGACCCTGGCATGGCTTGGCGTATGGAGCTTCGGCGTGGCCGCCCTGACCATGCGCGCCCTGCAGGCCCTGGCCAAGGCCAAGGCCCGGCCGCGCTTTCTGAGCATCGTCGGCGCGGCGTTTGCCTGTTTGTTCGCCCTACCCTTCGTCCTTGGCGAGCTGGCCGCCCTGGCCTTCCTTTCCATCGCCGTCTCCTGGCCGGCAGCCGGCTGCCTTGCCGCCATCGCCGTGGAAGCCGCGATCTTTCGCCACTTGCTCAAGGCCCCGACCAGGGAAGGCCGGCGGGTCATGGACGCTCTGGAGGGTTTTCGGCTCTATCTCCGCGTGGGCGAGCGCGAACGCCTCAACAGGCTTACTCCCCCGGAGCGCACGCCCGAACTTTTCGAACGCTACCTGCCCTACGCCCTGGCCTTGGACGTGGAAAACGACTGGGCGGCCCAGTTCGCCGACGTGTTGGCGCTGGCAGCGGCCGAGGGCTACCAGCCGGTCTGGTACGTCGGCCACGGTTGGAGTTCCGGGGACTTCGGCGGTTTTGCTGGTGACCTCGGCTCGGGGTTTTCCTCGGCCATCAGTGCCTCATCCACGGCCCCGGGATCGTCTTCCGGCTCGGGCGGCGGCGGGAGTTCTGGCGGCGGAGGCGGCGGAGGCGGAGGCGGCGGTTGGTAA
- a CDS encoding LemA family protein, protein MIALSVVLGVALLIGLYGIALYNGLIRGRNLAEEARSGVDVQLKRRADLIPNLVEAVKGYMGHERGVLESVTGLRTKIQNTADEAARYRLEGELTQALTRFFAVAEGYPQLRASENFASLQQELAAIESDIQLARRYYNGAAREQNNRSQTFPANLLASSMGFGPLPYFEIEDPADRAMPRVSFDAGAGS, encoded by the coding sequence ATGATCGCACTGTCCGTCGTCCTCGGCGTCGCCCTGCTTATCGGCCTCTACGGCATCGCCCTCTACAACGGCCTGATCCGGGGCCGCAACCTGGCCGAGGAAGCCCGCAGCGGCGTTGATGTTCAACTCAAACGCCGGGCGGACCTCATCCCCAATCTGGTGGAAGCCGTCAAAGGCTACATGGGTCATGAACGCGGCGTACTGGAATCCGTGACCGGCCTGCGCACGAAAATCCAGAACACTGCCGATGAAGCCGCCCGTTATCGCCTGGAAGGCGAACTGACCCAGGCCCTGACCCGTTTTTTTGCCGTGGCCGAAGGCTATCCCCAACTGCGGGCCAGCGAGAATTTCGCCTCCCTGCAACAGGAACTGGCCGCCATCGAGTCGGACATACAGCTCGCCCGGCGCTACTACAACGGCGCGGCCCGGGAGCAGAACAACCGGTCCCAGACGTTTCCGGCCAACCTGCTGGCCTCGTCCATGGGCTTTGGCCCCCTGCCCTATTTCGAGATCGAAGATCCGGCCGACCGCGCCATGCCGCGTGTGAGCTTCGACGCCGGAGCCGGCTCGTGA
- a CDS encoding two-component system sensor histidine kinase NtrB, producing the protein MGVIGIWEEGDGRQGVDGSLGALLSALGHDARGLVAGLPLAAELEGLVAQAGLLAAHGEAVAARKAASGEAGFPVLAVLPAGADDAAVAAAFGVADEVIREPVGPAELAGRLGKLLEFYRQEADCCALALCRARQEAALAEATADLSRRVSALDCLSKVHAVIQRFGQPRNRLFKDVIALLPPAMRRPEAAHARLLVDGTVYETPGFRSCAQSLRIPLAGSAQPEAALEMHYEAPDPKQPDIVFHEDEAELALLVAQRLGRTLSRLGAEAALAREREFSALLMDALPGGVLRFNRHGAIVFSNPRAAAILELQQRALAGNMFDDAGFGAANAEGRPLARADHPFARVLATGKPVYDMALSVARPGGGRRFLSVSAAPLFAPDGGIDEVVVNMVDVSGQKAQERQLAHALKLESLGQLAAGIAHEINTPVQYVLGNLEFLANAFGRLIETLDGLAAAALDTEGDLCLTEELARMLADEELRFLLEESPSAIRESREGLDRVTGIVSSMKRFSHPGSELPMAVDVGQAMADTLAVSRGAWKFAADVRLDIDAGLPPVLFVPGDLHQVLLNIIVNAAQAIEEQHAGTGGKGHIDIRAVQNGPVVELAVADDGPGMSEEVRQRVFDPFFTTKPVGKGTGQGLALVHGILQRHKARVEVLSAPGQGTSFVLSLPVANLPEIGR; encoded by the coding sequence ATGGGCGTAATAGGCATTTGGGAAGAAGGCGATGGCCGGCAGGGCGTTGATGGGAGCCTTGGCGCGCTGCTGTCAGCCCTGGGCCACGACGCTCGCGGCCTTGTCGCCGGACTGCCTTTGGCTGCCGAGCTTGAAGGTTTGGTGGCCCAGGCCGGGTTGCTCGCGGCTCACGGCGAGGCGGTCGCCGCCCGAAAGGCTGCTTCGGGCGAGGCCGGGTTTCCGGTGCTGGCCGTGCTGCCGGCCGGAGCCGATGATGCGGCCGTTGCCGCCGCTTTTGGTGTCGCCGACGAGGTGATCCGGGAGCCGGTTGGGCCGGCAGAGTTGGCCGGACGCCTGGGCAAGCTTCTGGAGTTTTACCGCCAAGAGGCCGACTGCTGCGCCTTGGCGCTGTGCCGGGCGCGCCAGGAAGCAGCCCTGGCCGAGGCCACCGCCGATCTTTCCCGCCGGGTAAGCGCCCTGGACTGCCTGTCCAAGGTCCATGCCGTGATCCAGCGGTTCGGCCAGCCCCGAAACCGCCTCTTCAAGGACGTCATCGCCTTGCTGCCCCCGGCCATGCGCCGCCCCGAAGCGGCTCACGCCCGTCTGCTGGTCGATGGGACCGTTTACGAGACGCCCGGCTTTCGCTCCTGTGCCCAAAGCCTGCGCATTCCACTGGCTGGCTCGGCCCAGCCCGAGGCTGCTTTGGAAATGCATTACGAAGCGCCCGATCCAAAACAGCCGGACATTGTTTTTCACGAGGACGAGGCCGAGTTGGCCTTGCTCGTGGCCCAGCGCCTGGGGCGTACCCTCAGCCGGCTTGGGGCCGAGGCGGCCCTGGCCCGGGAGCGCGAATTTTCCGCCCTGCTCATGGACGCTCTGCCCGGGGGAGTGCTGCGCTTCAATCGCCATGGGGCCATCGTGTTCAGCAATCCCCGGGCTGCGGCCATCCTGGAGTTGCAACAGCGTGCCCTGGCGGGAAACATGTTCGATGACGCCGGGTTCGGCGCGGCCAATGCCGAAGGCCGTCCCCTGGCCCGGGCAGATCATCCCTTTGCCCGGGTGCTGGCCACGGGCAAGCCGGTTTACGACATGGCCCTGTCCGTGGCCCGTCCGGGCGGGGGGCGGCGATTCTTGTCGGTGAGCGCCGCGCCGCTTTTCGCCCCGGATGGTGGCATCGACGAAGTCGTGGTCAACATGGTCGACGTCAGCGGCCAAAAGGCCCAGGAGCGCCAGCTTGCCCATGCCCTCAAGCTCGAATCCCTGGGCCAGCTGGCCGCCGGCATCGCCCATGAGATCAACACCCCGGTGCAGTATGTGCTGGGCAATCTGGAATTTCTGGCCAACGCTTTCGGCCGCCTCATCGAGACCTTGGACGGCTTGGCCGCCGCCGCCCTGGACACCGAGGGCGACCTGTGCCTGACCGAGGAGCTGGCCCGGATGCTGGCCGACGAGGAGCTGCGGTTCCTGCTTGAGGAATCCCCGTCCGCCATCCGCGAATCCCGGGAAGGCCTGGACCGGGTGACCGGCATTGTTTCGTCCATGAAACGTTTTTCCCATCCCGGCAGCGAGCTGCCCATGGCCGTGGACGTGGGGCAGGCCATGGCCGACACCCTGGCCGTGTCGCGCGGGGCCTGGAAGTTCGCCGCCGACGTGCGCCTGGACATCGACGCGGGGTTGCCGCCGGTGCTGTTCGTGCCCGGCGATCTGCACCAGGTGCTGCTCAACATCATCGTCAACGCCGCCCAGGCCATTGAGGAGCAGCACGCCGGAACGGGCGGCAAGGGACATATCGACATCCGGGCCGTGCAAAACGGCCCCGTGGTGGAGCTGGCCGTGGCCGATGACGGTCCGGGCATGTCCGAGGAAGTGCGCCAGCGCGTCTTCGATCCCTTTTTTACCACCAAGCCCGTGGGCAAGGGCACGGGACAGGGCTTGGCCCTGGTCCACGGCATCCTCCAGCGCCACAAGGCCCGGGTGGAGGTGCTGTCCGCCCCGGGCCAGGGCACGAGCTTCGTCCTGAGCCTGCCCGTGGCCAATCTGCCGGAGATCGGCCGCTAG
- a CDS encoding molybdopterin-dependent oxidoreductase, with product MALDPAFSAAPGAQGVTTPVVATCTRDCPSACGLLAYVREGRVVKLTGNPAHPVNRGTACRKTPGFLRRMTSDKRVTTPLRRVAGQWTPVSWDDALDEMAERLKDCVARHGPESILYYMGFGERTALKIVNARFFAHLGGVTTLRGTLCGGTGYAAQGLDYGPRVSHDPLDLQNARTIVLWGRNPVATQFGLMPHLRAARERGASIVLIDPRQSESAALADLLVQPRPGRDAFLALAVAKRIIEAGWEDRTFLETRADNLAGYLALLARWSMDELVAACDVPLAVVAALAEAYAQGKPTATMLGWGLHRFTLGHEMVRAVDALGAVSGNIGLAGGGVSQGFEEWGPYDPELWGEGLHPPRRKLLMPQIGREILEAKDPPVEMAVITAANPVCMAPNADLVAKALDCVPFVVHMNLFLDDTAEHADLFLPCAAFYEQRDLVASFGHNYVGPLVRAVDPPGQCRSQFDIFMDLGRRFPFAGEYIKTEEEWLRLLIRPLLEKGVAWDDLWKGPVRIPDAPMVPWADGKFDTPTGRFQLLTEVTACEDCRDAARYPFTLLTVGPVGHLCSEREPGYDSGPLEIAMASEAATRLGIADGSPAKLVSPLGELVVTVRHDETSRADVVSCGRGGWLSHGQGVNRLIPDLVSAVGQGTPYYEARVDVERLS from the coding sequence ATGGCCCTCGACCCCGCTTTTTCCGCCGCCCCGGGCGCCCAGGGCGTGACCACGCCCGTGGTCGCCACCTGCACCCGCGACTGCCCCAGCGCCTGCGGCTTGCTCGCCTATGTCCGGGAAGGCCGGGTGGTCAAACTGACCGGCAACCCCGCCCATCCCGTCAACAGGGGCACGGCCTGCCGCAAGACGCCGGGTTTCCTGCGGCGCATGACCAGCGACAAACGCGTGACCACGCCGCTGCGGCGCGTGGCCGGCCAGTGGACGCCGGTGTCCTGGGACGACGCCCTGGACGAGATGGCCGAGCGCCTCAAGGATTGCGTTGCCCGCCATGGCCCGGAGTCGATCCTCTACTACATGGGCTTTGGCGAACGCACGGCGCTCAAAATCGTCAATGCCCGGTTTTTCGCCCACCTGGGTGGGGTGACCACCCTTCGCGGCACACTGTGCGGCGGCACGGGCTACGCCGCCCAGGGCCTGGACTACGGCCCCCGCGTTTCCCACGATCCCCTGGACCTTCAAAACGCCCGCACCATCGTCTTGTGGGGCAGAAACCCCGTCGCCACCCAGTTCGGGCTCATGCCGCATCTGCGCGCCGCCCGGGAGCGCGGGGCCAGCATCGTGCTGATTGATCCGCGCCAAAGCGAATCCGCCGCCCTGGCCGATTTGCTCGTGCAGCCAAGGCCCGGCCGCGACGCGTTCCTGGCCCTGGCCGTGGCCAAACGCATCATCGAGGCCGGTTGGGAGGATCGAACCTTTCTCGAAACCCGGGCCGACAATCTGGCCGGCTACTTGGCCTTGCTGGCCCGGTGGAGCATGGACGAGCTGGTCGCCGCCTGCGACGTGCCCCTGGCCGTGGTCGCCGCCCTGGCCGAGGCCTACGCCCAGGGCAAACCCACGGCCACCATGCTCGGTTGGGGGCTGCACCGCTTCACGCTCGGCCACGAGATGGTGCGCGCCGTGGACGCCCTTGGCGCGGTCTCGGGCAACATCGGCCTGGCCGGCGGCGGCGTGTCCCAGGGCTTCGAGGAGTGGGGGCCTTACGACCCGGAGCTGTGGGGCGAGGGCCTGCATCCGCCCCGGCGTAAGCTGCTCATGCCGCAAATCGGCCGGGAGATTCTCGAAGCCAAGGACCCGCCGGTGGAAATGGCCGTCATCACCGCCGCCAATCCGGTCTGCATGGCCCCGAATGCCGATCTCGTGGCCAAGGCCCTGGACTGCGTCCCCTTCGTGGTCCACATGAATCTTTTCCTCGACGACACGGCCGAACACGCCGACCTCTTCTTGCCCTGCGCCGCCTTTTACGAGCAGCGCGATCTGGTGGCGAGTTTTGGCCACAACTACGTCGGGCCGCTGGTGCGCGCCGTCGATCCGCCCGGGCAGTGCCGCAGCCAGTTCGACATCTTCATGGACCTTGGCCGGCGATTTCCCTTTGCCGGGGAGTACATCAAAACCGAGGAGGAGTGGCTGCGGCTGCTCATCCGGCCGCTTTTGGAAAAAGGCGTGGCCTGGGACGACCTCTGGAAGGGGCCGGTGCGCATCCCGGACGCGCCCATGGTCCCCTGGGCCGACGGCAAGTTCGACACGCCGACCGGGCGTTTCCAACTGCTCACGGAGGTGACGGCCTGCGAGGATTGCCGCGACGCCGCCCGCTATCCCTTCACGCTGCTCACCGTCGGCCCGGTGGGGCATCTGTGTTCCGAGCGCGAGCCGGGCTATGACTCGGGGCCGCTGGAAATCGCCATGGCCTCCGAAGCGGCCACGCGGCTGGGCATCGCCGACGGTTCGCCGGCCAAGCTCGTCAGTCCCCTTGGCGAGTTGGTCGTGACCGTGCGCCACGACGAGACGTCACGGGCTGATGTCGTGTCCTGCGGCCGAGGCGGCTGGCTGTCCCACGGCCAGGGTGTCAACCGTCTCATCCCGGACCTGGTCAGCGCGGTGGGGCAGGGCACGCCGTATTACGAGGCCCGTGTGGACGTGGAGCGGCTGTCGTGA
- a CDS encoding tetratricopeptide repeat protein, with product MKNAEEWYRKGRSLERIEQYEEALAAYEQALLLNKNHVDALFSKGFVLRKLNRYEDSLAAFTTASVITPNDPDIWYYIGRNLVKANRPKDALAAFDTGLRLTPQDNDFWYGKADALVKMGHFNEALTYFDKSLELKPDDDRSWNDRGLVLFHLQRYEEALASCEMAILLDEEYPMYWNNKGLTLSALGNFSSALDAHEKATNLDADYAAAWHAKGVALYKLDRFDEALTAYDVAINIDPDVAITWTKKGDALKQLDRDDEALQAYEIALNLNPSDAGAWYSKGVILGTHGQYDEALLALEKALQINSKSPHAWNNFGAALNSLNRPEEALAALDMALSLDPELIPAQHNRAGALKQLGRLDEALAVCNSVLELFPDFEPTSKRRQEILEIMNRKMNLDKTIN from the coding sequence ATGAAAAACGCCGAAGAATGGTATCGCAAAGGAAGATCCTTAGAACGCATTGAACAGTACGAAGAAGCGCTGGCTGCATATGAGCAAGCGTTGCTATTAAACAAAAATCATGTTGACGCCTTGTTCAGCAAAGGCTTTGTCCTCAGAAAGCTTAATCGGTACGAAGATTCGTTAGCGGCCTTTACAACAGCTTCAGTCATCACTCCTAACGATCCAGACATATGGTACTATATCGGCAGAAATCTAGTCAAGGCAAATCGACCGAAAGATGCCTTGGCCGCTTTCGATACAGGCTTGAGATTGACTCCACAAGACAATGACTTCTGGTATGGAAAAGCAGATGCTCTCGTGAAAATGGGACATTTCAACGAAGCACTGACATATTTCGACAAATCTCTAGAACTCAAACCTGACGACGACAGGTCATGGAACGATCGGGGACTAGTCCTTTTCCATCTCCAGCGTTACGAGGAGGCGCTAGCTTCTTGTGAAATGGCCATACTGTTGGATGAAGAATACCCTATGTACTGGAACAACAAAGGCTTGACGCTTTCCGCTCTTGGAAACTTCAGCAGTGCTTTGGACGCGCATGAAAAAGCGACCAACCTGGACGCAGATTACGCGGCGGCCTGGCACGCAAAGGGCGTAGCTCTCTACAAGCTCGACAGATTTGACGAGGCCCTTACAGCATACGATGTTGCGATAAATATCGATCCAGATGTCGCCATTACTTGGACCAAAAAAGGTGATGCACTCAAACAACTCGACCGCGACGACGAAGCTCTTCAAGCCTACGAAATCGCCCTCAACTTGAATCCCTCTGATGCTGGCGCATGGTACAGCAAAGGGGTGATCCTTGGCACGCATGGACAATACGACGAAGCTTTGCTTGCTCTAGAAAAAGCATTACAAATAAACTCAAAAAGCCCGCATGCCTGGAACAACTTTGGTGCTGCGCTCAACTCACTTAATCGGCCTGAAGAAGCTCTCGCCGCCCTCGACATGGCGTTGAGCCTCGACCCTGAATTAATTCCTGCCCAACACAACCGCGCTGGAGCCCTTAAACAATTGGGTCGACTTGACGAGGCCCTGGCTGTTTGCAACTCCGTACTTGAGCTATTTCCTGATTTTGAACCAACTTCAAAAAGAAGACAGGAAATTCTTGAAATTATGAATCGCAAAATGAACCTTGACAAAACCATAAACTAA
- a CDS encoding (2Fe-2S) ferredoxin domain-containing protein, producing MEKPQYLINVCASFRVKGEAKGICHKKGSHNLLGYMEEGILDRDIDARVVSTGCLKQCEDGPVVVVMPNNWWYKEIDSEDKVDEILDALENGEACEDHLFT from the coding sequence ATGGAAAAGCCGCAATACCTGATCAACGTCTGCGCGAGCTTTCGCGTCAAGGGCGAGGCCAAGGGCATCTGCCACAAAAAAGGCTCGCACAACCTGCTCGGCTACATGGAAGAAGGCATCCTCGACCGGGACATCGACGCCCGGGTGGTGAGCACGGGTTGCCTCAAGCAGTGCGAAGACGGACCGGTTGTGGTGGTTATGCCCAACAACTGGTGGTACAAAGAGATCGATAGCGAAGACAAGGTGGATGAGATTCTCGACGCCCTGGAAAACGGGGAAGCCTGCGAGGACCACCTGTTCACGTAG
- the nifK gene encoding nitrogenase molybdenum-iron protein subunit beta, whose protein sequence is MALLRHTTGEIKERKALTVNPAKTCQPVGAMYAALGVKGCFPHSHGSQGCCAYHRSALTRHYKEPVVAGTSSFTEGSSVFGGQSNLITAIDNIFTLYDPEVIAIHTTCLSETIGDDLMQISQKAKDDGKVPAGKHIVYASTPSYVGTHVTGYANMVKGILKGFVTKTGTPNGKINIIPGFCEPSDMAEMRRLADMMGIDITMVPDTNGVLNGPMTGHYEMYPNAGATPAEIAGMGDAKATIGLGRWATADGVNFLDAEFKVPGHVMGLPIGLKATDRYVDLLRKLSGKTVPDSINFERGQVVDLLSDYSQYFYGKKVAMAGDPDQVLALVEFCITLGMIPAYTVTGTAGKYFDERMTELLKDVPYDCKFKCGGEADMYLLHQWIKNDPVDLLIGNTYLKYVARDEDIPLVRHGFPILDRVGHQYFPSVGYSGAMRLMEKFLEALLDRLDRDAPETRFELQL, encoded by the coding sequence ATGGCTCTCTTAAGACACACCACCGGCGAGATCAAGGAACGCAAGGCGCTCACCGTCAACCCGGCCAAGACCTGCCAGCCCGTGGGGGCCATGTACGCGGCCCTTGGCGTCAAGGGATGTTTCCCCCACAGCCACGGTTCCCAGGGCTGCTGCGCCTACCACCGCTCCGCCCTGACCCGGCACTACAAGGAGCCGGTCGTGGCCGGCACCTCCTCCTTCACCGAAGGTTCCTCGGTCTTTGGCGGCCAGTCCAACCTCATCACCGCCATCGACAACATCTTCACCCTGTATGACCCCGAGGTCATCGCCATCCACACCACCTGCCTCTCGGAGACCATCGGCGACGACCTGATGCAGATCTCCCAGAAGGCCAAGGACGACGGCAAGGTGCCGGCCGGCAAGCACATCGTCTACGCCAGCACCCCGAGCTACGTCGGCACCCATGTCACCGGCTACGCCAACATGGTCAAGGGCATCCTCAAGGGCTTTGTCACAAAGACCGGGACGCCCAACGGCAAGATCAACATCATCCCCGGCTTTTGCGAGCCGTCGGACATGGCCGAGATGCGCCGCCTGGCCGACATGATGGGCATCGACATCACCATGGTCCCGGACACCAATGGCGTGCTCAACGGCCCCATGACCGGCCATTACGAAATGTACCCCAACGCCGGAGCCACCCCGGCCGAGATCGCCGGCATGGGCGACGCCAAGGCCACCATTGGCCTCGGCCGCTGGGCCACCGCCGACGGCGTCAACTTCCTGGACGCCGAGTTCAAGGTGCCCGGCCACGTCATGGGCCTGCCCATCGGGCTTAAGGCCACGGACCGCTACGTCGATCTGCTGCGCAAGCTCTCCGGCAAGACCGTGCCCGACTCCATCAACTTCGAGCGCGGCCAGGTCGTGGACCTGCTCTCCGACTACAGCCAGTACTTCTACGGCAAGAAAGTGGCCATGGCCGGCGACCCCGACCAGGTGCTGGCTCTGGTCGAATTCTGCATCACCCTGGGCATGATCCCGGCCTACACGGTCACGGGCACCGCCGGTAAGTACTTCGACGAGCGCATGACCGAACTGCTCAAGGACGTGCCTTACGACTGCAAGTTCAAGTGCGGCGGCGAAGCCGACATGTACCTGCTCCACCAGTGGATCAAAAACGACCCCGTCGATCTGCTCATCGGCAACACGTACCTCAAGTACGTCGCCCGCGACGAGGACATCCCGCTGGTGCGCCACGGCTTCCCGATCCTTGACCGCGTCGGCCACCAGTACTTCCCGTCGGTGGGCTACTCCGGGGCCATGCGGCTGATGGAAAAGTTCCTGGAAGCGCTCCTGGATCGGCTCGACCGCGACGCTCCCGAAACCCGCTTCGAACTCCAGCTGTAA